AACGCGATTTAAAATGGACAGTGTAAACACAATTCTGgagcaaattcaattttttttcattttttttttcttcaacaaaaCAGGTCAGAAAAACAACTCAAGATTGCTAACGATTCTTCGTTTCGAAATTACAAAGTCTTTTCCCGGTTTTTacctatagacactataatttcatatagtctggcagaaagaatgacgggagccaaccgaactgtcattcgcgcggagccaatcgagcgttctatgataatgttcaagctcttcataactctctccagttacaaaataaaaaataatttctcagatttgtaaactacatgctatctttgtcacTTCAACTCaaaatcttatttgaaaaatatactaTGATCTATAGGTGAACAAATAGTGAAAATTATGCTAAATAACTTAAATTAAAGTTACTAAAACGCCAAAAAAGCTTTGTGAATCACAATACTTTAaccatgattttccaatatttagaaagtttgctcAATTGGCTCCCGcaaatgacagttcgattggctcccgtcattctctttgccagactatatgaaattatagtgtctatagtttTTCCGGTTATAAATGATTATTTTCCCAGTATTCATCATACtcatatttgaatataaaatcaagacgataaaaaaaaataatgttaagtCCTAAAATTCTAACAATTGTTTCCCAAACTATGAAAACTGGTATTGTTCTGGCATCCCTGACGTCGCTGCATCTGAACAGACCTAACGGCCACGCTAAGAACTGTCAAACCAGAAAACGGTTAGAAGTGAAAATTTACGACGAACCAAGAAAGACAATTAGTGACGCTCTGcgtatattttataaattaacgaTAGTTTTAGTTGTTAAAGTTGTTTGTGCCATTCCGCACATCGGTAAAAACCCGATCTAAGGCTGATACCACGCACAGTCGAGCATTCCTTTCAAAAGGGCCGATATAGGCCAGAAATCTATGCTCTTTATTTGTATAACTTGGCATCAAAAAACGGATACTCCTCTTGTACTAAAGGAGACAAATCTTTGAGCTGCTCCTGCTCCTGCTCCTGCTCCAACTAGAGCTGCTGCGAGAACCTTTAGTGAATTATATTTCAACATcctcaaagattttcgaaaacccTAAAGATTTCGAGATGGTCAATTCGGAAGAGGAAATTGATTGCCAAGATGGATTCGACTGTGGTGGATGCAACAGACCCAATTCGGTGGAACGGAGAATGGTGTCGTGCGATAATTGTTTAGGCTGGTGGCATCTGAGTTGTGCGAATCAATCTCCCGGCGTAAAGGATCGCCCATGGAGATGCACTAAATGCACATCACCTTCTGCAGACCCGTCAGAGTCCGTAAACACCGCCGATTTCAGCACACCCATTGTGCGATCGAAGGCTCCTCACTCCAGTTCAACGAGAATAGGAAGGGCTGAAGTTGAGAACGGAGCTAGGAAGAAATGTGCGGAATCCAACAAAGATTCGTCCGTGAGAAGTGCCGGCAAGTCTGTGAGATCTACTACATCCAGCGCCCGCATCCGGACCGAACTTGAGTTGGCCAGATTGGTTgcagaaaaagaaattaaaagtcGTCGGATGAGAGAGGAAATGCGTTTCCTGGAAGAGGAGAGAGCCTTGAGAGAAAAGGAACGGGCTATCCGGTTAGAGGAGCTTGCTTCTGAGGAATCCTTCTTAAAGAAGAAGCACCAGCTGGAAGAGAAATTAGTCGAAGAGTCGGGATCGGAAAATGTTTCCGAATCAGCGCCAAGTGGAAGTCAAAAGGCTGAGGAATGGTTGCGCAATCAGCTGGAGGAAAATAATAACGATCCGGAAGAGGTATTCCCTCGGATAGTCGAACCGGGTAATCCGAATTCAGTTCATTCCGAACCTAGAAGTCACTCGGCACGAATCCGTGTGCCAATTATGAACCTGATTCCTGAAGTACCACCTCCAAAGCAACCCATAAATCCTTTCCCACAACCGGTAGCGTTTGCCAACCTGAATATTGGTCCGTCTGCAGAACAAGTGTTGGCTCGACAAGTCTGGCCCAGAAAACTACCTGTGTTTGCCGGAGAGCCTGATGAGTGGCCAATATTTTTCCATAGTTACGAAACGTCCAATGCTGCCTGCGGTTTCTCAGACGTTGAGAATCTTGTCCGTCTTAGAGAAAGCCTGCGAGGGGCGGCTCGAGAAGCAGTGagaacaaaattgacatttcCTGACAGCGTGCCGAAGATAATGGAAACACTGAAACGTTTTTATGGACGGCCCGAAATCCTTGTAAGGAACATGCTGGCTAAAGTGCGCAAACTCGAATCGCCAAAATCTGAGCGTCTAGATAGCCTTATTAAGTTTGCCACAGCTGTACAGCACCTTTGTGACCAGCTAGAGGCTGCAGGTCTCCGAGCTCATTTATCGAATCCCGATTTGCTCAGCGAATTGGTTGAGAAGCTCCCTGCTCATCATCAGCTTGCTTGGGTGAGATATAAACGCTCCTTCCCCGAGCCAACGCTGAAGGAATTTGGCCAGTATATGGAGGAATTGGCCGAGGACGCCTGTGAGGTTACCACGCTTGTAACGCCGAAACCTGAGACAGCGAAGTATGCAAAACCGTCGCAGAAGAAAGAGGGACATTTCCATGCTCACATTAACAGTAATGGAAACCAGGAAGAATATAGACAACGTAAACCATGTCCAATCTGTGGTGGCATAGATCACCGGGTTCGGAACTGCTCGAAGTTCCAAGAGCTAAATCTCGATTCAAGAAAGCGTGCAGTACGCCAGTGGAATTTGTGCGAAATGTGCCTGAATGAGCACGGTAATTGGAAGTGTAAATCAAGAATCCGATGTAACATCGAAGGCTGTAGAGTTCAGCACCATCCGTTGCTCCATGTTCCGGCGCAAGCCAAAAAGGGAGAAGCAACAGTCGTTAAATCTGTTTGTAATTCCCACAACGAATTCAGAAAAGCGTTTTTCTTTCGAATAGTTCCACTTACCCTGCACAACGGAAATCGCACTGTCGATACTTTTGGATTCTACGATGAAGGGTCATCACTGACCATGATGGAATCGTCATTAGCACGCCGCCTAGGAATAGAGGGAAAAAGGCATCCGCTGGAACTACAGTGGACTTCCGGTGTAACCCGGAACGAAGATTCATCCAAGCTCATTAAATGCAAGATCTCGAAGTTGGGAGATCCGAAACAACATTCTTTTACCGCACACACGGTTTCGAAACTTGAGCTACCGAAGCAAACCCTCTGCTACGACGAATTAGCTAATCGTTATGAACTTCTGAAAGATATTCCAATCAGTTCATTTAACGATGCCCAGCCTGAAGTGCTTATTGGGTTAGATAACATTGACATTTTAACCCCAATCGAAAGTCGGCAAGGTCAACCTGGCGAACCTGTTGCCGTGAGATCATTGCTCGGATGGGCCATCTATGGGCCTAACGAGGCAGGAGATAGAAATGACAAGAACTCGGTCCGAGTTAACTTCCATCGCTGCGACGCAGATCAAGAACTTAACGACCTCATCCGACAACATTTCGTTCTGGAGGAACCCCAGAACCCGTTTGCGCCGATTCTTGAATCTGCCGAAGACAAGCGATGTAAAACGATCCTAGAGGAAACCACGGTGTTCCGTGACGGTGCATACGAAATTGGATTGCTGTGGAAAGCAGATGTAGTGTGCTTCCCAGACAACCGGTACATGGCTGAGAGACGTCTGAAATGCCTAGAGAGCAAGCTGTCAAAAGACCCCGAACTCCAGGCTAACGTGCACCAACAAATACGAGATTATTTGACAAAAGGTTATGCCCATAAGGCAACCGAAGAAGAGTTGGCAGAAACTAGTGCTGAACGCGTCTGGTACCTCCCCTTGAATGTGGTGTCGCACCCGAAGAAACCGAACAAAAGACGGCTGGTGTGGGACGCGGCTGCCTCAGTGGGTGGAGTTTCCCTCAACAATCAACTATTAAAAGGCCCGGATTTACTGGTCCCCCTGCATTCAGTTATATGCAAGTTCCGAGAGTGGCGCATCGGTTTTGGTGGCGACGTAAAAGAAATGTTCCACCAAATCCGAATAAGAGCAGCAGACAAAAACTACCAACGATTCCTGTTTCGATTCGACGCAACACAACCGCCCGACGTTTATATTATGGACGTCGCGACGTTCGGAGCGACGTGCTCGCCCTGTTCGGCGATTTACGTGTTGCACAAAATAGCGGACGAGTGTCGGGAGGATTTCCCGAAAGCTACTACAGCTATCAAGGAGAAAACGTATATGGACGATTATTTCGATAGTGCCCCCACTTCTGAGGAAGCAGCTGATCGAGCGATTCAGGTGAAAGGAGCCCTTGCTCGGGCCGGATTCACCATGAGAAATTGGGTTAGCAACGATGAATCGGTGCTACAGGCAGTCGGAGAGTTTTCGGAACAGAAATCGCTCTCACTTATCAGTGACATAGGAGGCGATAACATCGAGAGGGTCCTTGGACTGGAGTGGAACCCACGGCAGGATTGTTTCCAATTTCCTACCAGCCTACGTGGTGAGCTGGCGCCGTATGTTTGCGGCGAACGACGACCGACTAAGAGAATGGCTCTTCGATGTATTATGAGTCTTTTCGACCCATTGGGTCTTCTGTCCCCGTATACAATCCACGGGAAGATGCTGTTCCAAGATCTTTGGAGATGCGGCATACAATGGGATGACGACATTCCGGATGAAGCTTTCGAGAAATGGGTCCGATGGACAAAGCTTCTCCAAGAAATCAACAACCTTCAGATCCCCAGGTGCTACTGTGGTGGAGATCATGCTGGAGGGTACGAAACATTGCAGCTACATGTGTTCACCGATGCCAGTGAATTGGGCTACGGATGCGCGGCGTATTTCCGTGTCATCGAGGATGGAAAAGTGAAATGCTGCTTGGTGATGGCGAAGGCTAAGGTGGCTTCCCTCAAGGTGCAATCGATTCCCAGAAGAGAACTTCAAGCCGCTGTGTTGGGCGCTAGGATGATGATAAACGTTTGTTCTAGCCACACGGTGGAAATCAAGGAGAAATTTCTTTGGACGGACTCTACCACTGTCTTGTCCTGGATTAGATCTGACCACCGAAAATTCAAGCAATATGTAGCCGTTCGCATCGGAGAAATTCTGACCTTAACAGATTCGGATCAGTGGCGATGGGTGCCTTCGAAAGAGAACATCGCTGACTGTTTGACCAAGTGGAATAAAGATACGGATCCAAAACCGGATGGTCGTTGGTTTAATGGCCCATTATTCCTGTACGAACCTGCTGATAGATGGCCACAACAGAAATCACCGAATGAAAGCACCAACGAAGAGTTGAGAACCCACTATCTTTTCCACCACATTGATATTCCCATTCAGCTAATTGACGTTGCTAGAATCTCTAAATGGACCATATTGGTACGCATACTGGCTACGGCTATGCGATTCATTTCGAATTGTCGTCGACGAAAGAAAGCATTGCCCATCGAGACGGTACCTTCCGTAGAGAATGTGAAGCGATACGTAATTCAAACCATCCCGAATATCGAAACACCGTTGAAGCAATCCGAATACCAATCAGCCGAGAATATCCTTTGGCGATTGGCTCAAAGTGAGCACTACCCTGATGAGGTGAAGGTGCTGATATCAAATCGTGAAAGAGCCCTAGAGGATTTAATCAAGATTGAGAAAACTAGTTGCCTGTATCAACTCTCCCCGTTTGCTGACGAATTTGGTGTTATTAGAGTGGAAGGAAGAACCGTGAATGCGCAGTACGCGTCCTTCGATTCCCGATTTCCAGTAATATTGCCCCGAGAGCATTTAGTTACCCAAAGGCTTTTGGAGCATTATCACCGAATTTTTGGACACGCAAACAGAGAGACAATTGTCAACGAAGTCCGTCAGCGTTTTCAGATCGCGAATCTGAGGTCCGCTGTTAACGAAGTATCGAGAAGCTGCCAGGTATGtaagattaaaaaatgtaaaccacATTCACCAAGAATGGCGCCATTGCCAGAGCAAAGATTGACACCGTATACCAGACCCTTTGCGTATACCGGTGTGGATTATCTCGGACCGTTGGAGGTAACCGTTGGCAGGCGGAAGGAAAAGCGATATGTAGCGGTCTTCACATGCTTGGTAGTCCGTGCCGTTCACCTGGAGCTGGCGTACAGCTTAACGACGGATTCCTGCATAATGGCGATCAGGAGATTTGTGCGAAGAAGAGGTCCCCCACGCCAAATATTGTCCGACAACGGGACGAACTTTGTCGGTGCCGATCGCGAGCTTAAACGACAGATCAAGAGAATCAACATCGACTGTTCCGACACATTCACCAACGCCCGAACAAGCTGGTTATTCAATCCGCCCTCCGCTCCCCACATGGGTGGAGTATGGGAGCGGATGGTGCGAAGCGTGAAAGAATCGATGAGAGCTCTCGACGACGGAAGGAAACTCAACGACGAGATTCTGCTGACGGTGTTGGCGGAAGCAGAAGCTTTTATAAACTCTCGTCCACTGACGTACATGCCTCAAAGTTCGGCCGACTACGAAGCGTTGACACCCAACCACTTTTTGGGTAACTCCACGGGAGATCAGGACCCTATGCGTGATCCAATCAGTCTCAGCCAAGCACTGCAAAGCAGTTACCTTCGTTCGCAGTATTTAGCTGATGCTACATGGGACAGATGGCTGAAGGAATACTTTCCTAATATGAACAAGCGGTCCAAGTGGTTCGAAGATGTGGTGTCGGTTAAACTTGGAGACCTGGTGTATATTGCGGAAGGCAGTCGGCGTACCTGGATCCGAGGAAGGATCGTGGAGCTAACCCCGAACAAGGATGGAAGGATCAGACGTGTTGCAGTACAAACGGCATCTGGACGACTCGAGAGACCGGTGGCGAAGCTGGCCGTTATGGAGATAGGTAACGGTGAATCCGAGCAAGGTGATACGGAGGCCGTTCCGGATTCACGGGGTGGAGAATGTTCTGGCATCCCTGACGTCGCTGCATCTGAACAGACCTAACGGCCACGCTAAGAACTGTCAAACCAGAAAACGGTTAGAAGTGAAAATTTACGACGAACCAAGAAAGACAATTAGTGACGCTCTGcgtatattttataaattaacgaTAGTTTTAGTTGTTAAAGTTGTTTGTGCCATTCCGCACATCGGTAAAAACCCGATCTAAGGCTGATACCACGCACAGTCGAGCATTCCTTTCAAAAGGGCCGATATAGGCCAGAAATCTATGCTCTTTATTTGTATAACTTGGCATCAAAAAACGGATACTCCTCTTGTACTAAAGGAGACAAATCTTTGAGCTGCTCCTGCTCCTGCTCCTGCTCCAACTAGAGCTGCTGCGAGAACCTTTAGTGAATTATATTTCAACAGGTATGACAAATACTTGGACGTCTTAAAAGACGTAGCCTTTTCGAATCAGCCTGCTCGAAAGTAACAGGTTTGCATAGATTTTTGGAACGAATTCATTGATTTActccacaatttcaacaattttgcacagtgaaaatttcaattttcctagAATTTGTACAGAGTTTTAGAAAATAGCTTTCTAGTTGGTTTAGACATATGTGGGAAATACATcgaaatataaaatcaaaaaagtttattttattggaATGGATATTTGTCTTACAAATCCcaaaatcatcagattgcaggaaaatattGAGCTATTTTATAAGTGCAGTTTTGTTCACATCAAAacacatgttttagaaaaaaataaaaaagttaaacaatAAATAACCTTTGTGCTCTAGTCATTTGAACTAGAGATTTGTGAAAATATAGAGAACCGTGAATACGGCGAAGCTGAACTATAATCGATTGAATGTAAGATATTGTTTTGTATTAGGGTAGATACCGTAGAATTTAACAGGAGCTTGTTATCGATACATTTTTCAAGTAAGACATTCAGGGGCtatatttctatgatatttttgctcaaaaaaagtatgaattaaaaaacactttataaaat
This sequence is a window from Uranotaenia lowii strain MFRU-FL chromosome 3, ASM2978415v1, whole genome shotgun sequence. Protein-coding genes within it:
- the LOC129752084 gene encoding uncharacterized protein LOC129752084, with the translated sequence MVNSEEEIDCQDGFDCGGCNRPNSVERRMVSCDNCLGWWHLSCANQSPGVKDRPWRCTKCTSPSADPSESVNTADFSTPIVRSKAPHSSSTRIGRAEVENGARKKCAESNKDSSVRSAGKSVRSTTSSARIRTELELARLVAEKEIKSRRMREEMRFLEEERALREKERAIRLEELASEESFLKKKHQLEEKLVEESGSENVSESAPSGSQKAEEWLRNQLEENNNDPEEVFPRIVEPGNPNSVHSEPRSHSARIRVPIMNLIPEVPPPKQPINPFPQPVAFANLNIGPSAEQVLARQVWPRKLPVFAGEPDEWPIFFHSYETSNAACGFSDVENLVRLRESLRGAAREAVRTKLTFPDSVPKIMETLKRFYGRPEILVRNMLAKVRKLESPKSERLDSLIKFATAVQHLCDQLEAAGLRAHLSNPDLLSELVEKLPAHHQLAWVRYKRSFPEPTLKEFGQYMEELAEDACEVTTLVTPKPETAKYAKPSQKKEGHFHAHINSNGNQEEYRQRKPCPICGGIDHRVRNCSKFQELNLDSRKRAVRQWNLCEMCLNEHGNWKCKSRIRCNIEGCRVQHHPLLHVPAQAKKGEATVVKSVCNSHNEFRKAFFFRIVPLTLHNGNRTVDTFGFYDEGSSLTMMESSLARRLGIEGKRHPLELQWTSGVTRNEDSSKLIKCKISKLGDPKQHSFTAHTVSKLELPKQTLCYDELANRYELLKDIPISSFNDAQPEVLIGLDNIDILTPIESRQGQPGEPVAVRSLLGWAIYGPNEAGDRNDKNSVRVNFHRCDADQELNDLIRQHFVLEEPQNPFAPILESAEDKRCKTILEETTVFRDGAYEIGLLWKADVVCFPDNRYMAERRLKCLESKLSKDPELQANVHQQIRDYLTKGYAHKATEEELAETSAERVWYLPLNVVSHPKKPNKRRLVWDAAASVGGVSLNNQLLKGPDLLVPLHSVICKFREWRIGFGGDVKEMFHQIRIRAADKNYQRFLFRFDATQPPDVYIMDVATFGATCSPCSAIYVLHKIADECREDFPKATTAIKEKTYMDDYFDSAPTSEEAADRAIQVKGALARAGFTMRNWVSNDESVLQAVGEFSEQKSLSLISDIGGDNIERVLGLEWNPRQDCFQFPTSLRGELAPYVCGERRPTKRMALRCIMSLFDPLGLLSPYTIHGKMLFQDLWRCGIQWDDDIPDEAFEKWVRWTKLLQEINNLQIPRCYCGGDHAGGYETLQLHVFTDASELGYGCAAYFRVIEDGKVKCCLVMAKAKVASLKVQSIPRRELQAAVLGARMMINVCSSHTVEIKEKFLWTDSTTVLSWIRSDHRKFKQYVAVRIGEILTLTDSDQWRWVPSKENIADCLTKWNKDTDPKPDGRWFNGPLFLYEPADRWPQQKSPNESTNEELRTHYLFHHIDIPIQLIDVARISKWTILVRILATAMRFISNCRRRKKALPIETVPSVENVKRYVIQTIPNIETPLKQSEYQSAENILWRLAQSEHYPDEVKVLISNRERALEDLIKIEKTSCLYQLSPFADEFGVIRVEGRTVNAQYASFDSRFPVILPREHLVTQRLLEHYHRIFGHANRETIVNEVRQRFQIANLRSAVNEVSRSCQVCKIKKCKPHSPRMAPLPEQRLTPYTRPFAYTGVDYLGPLEVTVGRRKEKRYVAVFTCLVVRAVHLELAYSLTTDSCIMAIRRFVRRRGPPRQILSDNGTNFVGADRELKRQIKRINIDCSDTFTNARTSWLFNPPSAPHMGGVWERMVRSVKESMRALDDGRKLNDEILLTVLAEAEAFINSRPLTYMPQSSADYEALTPNHFLGNSTGDQDPMRDPISLSQALQSSYLRSQYLADATWDRWLKEYFPNMNKRSKWFEDVVSVKLGDLVYIAEGSRRTWIRGRIVELTPNKDGRIRRVAVQTASGRLERPVAKLAVMEIGNGESEQGDTEAVPDSRGGECSGIPDVAASEQT